The Vicia villosa cultivar HV-30 ecotype Madison, WI linkage group LG1, Vvil1.0, whole genome shotgun sequence genome includes a region encoding these proteins:
- the LOC131643660 gene encoding ran-binding protein 1 homolog a-like — MADPEHREEEEAPAVGDDEDTGAQVAPIVKLEEVAVSTGEENEDAILDLKSKLYRFDKDGNQWKERGAGTVKFLKHKVTGKVRLLMRQSKTLKICANHFILPTMSVQEHAGNEKSCVWHARDFADGELKDELFCIRFPSIENCKSFMETFQEVAESQKQVDDQEASAAATLVEKLSVDDKAADAEKKDEEKSAEKTEKPASGETSKADADKKVEEPESTA; from the exons ATGGCCGATCCTGAACACCGTGAAGAGGAGGAGGCACCAGCCGTTGGCGACGACGAAGATACCGGAGCACAAGTCGCTCCCATCGTCAAACTTGAGGAGGTTGCCGTTTCCACCGGCGAAGAAAACGAAGACGCCATTCTAGATCT CAAATCGAAGCTTTACCGGTTTGATAAGGATGGAAATCAGTGGAAGGAGAGAGGCGCTGGTACTGTTAAGTTTTTGAAACATAAGGTTACCGGTAAAGTTAGGCTTCTCATGAGGCAATCCAAAACCCTCAAGATCTGCGCCAATCATTTCA TTTTACCTACCATGTCTGTGCAAGAACATGCCGGGAATGAGAAATCTTGCGTTTGGCATGCTAGGGATTTTGCTGATGGGGAACTCAAGGATGAGCTTTTCTGCATTCGTTTTCCATCCATTGAAA ATTGTAAAAGCTTTATGGAAACATTCCAAGAAGTTGCTGAGTCTCAAAAACAAGTTGATGACCAGGAAGCATCTGCAGCAGCTACTCTTGTTGAGAAATTGAGTGTTGATGACAAGGCTGCTGATGCAGAGAAGAAAGATGAAGAGAAATCTGCGGAAAAAACTGAGAAGCCAGCATCAGGTGAGACCAGTAAGGCAGATGCAGATAAAAAAGTTGAAGAGCCTGAGTCCACTGCttag